The stretch of DNA TGTTGCTTTTTGATCCTGGGCAGGAGAGATACTCAGCTGGCCACCCCCTTTCTCCATTCTGCCCGCTGGGGCGGGTTCCTTTCCTGCCTCACTGCCCGAGCTGCACCAGGCGGGCACAACTGGGCAGGTATGGttgatgctgctgctctgaagcCTCTGCTGGGCCGTGGCCTGTTGCTACGTGACATCTCCTCGTGGGTGTCTGGCATCATCTTCAATCTGGACCAGTCCCTAGGTCCTCAGACCCAGGCTTTGGCTAGGCCTCGCTGATTCTTTCTGCAGAATATCCCCGAGCTATGGCCCTGCCCAGCCGCCCACACAGCGAAACGCTTGGCCAGGTTCTCCTCCTCTCACAGCTCGACTATtgccactgtgctaggtgctgtacatacaacagtccccgccccccaggaGATTATAATCACCGTTgaccagacagacaaaaggtaggtgaaccccattttacagaaagcgGAACGAGGCCCAGAGACATTGACTTGCCCCTGGTCACCCCAGGATGTCTTTGCACCTTGCGGGGAGGGACCCCAGTTCTTGTCTGACCTGTAACAGGTTACACAGAGCTGGGCTTAGCGCTCAGATCTGCTGAGTTCCAGCCCGGTACCTGAACCCCCAGCTCAGCCTGTCCGCtccctcctgccctttctccaGTGCCTGATGTTCCTTGGCCAGCGGTGTTGAGCCCTGCGGCTTTCAACAAAGCTATCGGCAGGCCCAgcgcccccccacctcccccaaaacTCAGCCCCTGGTGTCTAGGCCCCAGACTCAGCTCTGTCCCCAGGTGTCCGGTGATGCCCCCCCTCCCTGCGAGGGACAGAGGGTCACTGTCTAATGCACATCCCTCACTGGGGAAAGGTTTTGCCGCACACGCTGGTCTTGCCCGCTTGGGCTGGGCTCAGCCCGTCTTCTGCAGCGAGCTCTGTAATCGGTGTCGTCCTCAGCACCTTCCTTCAAGGCCCATAAAGCTCCGCTAACAGCTGCCCTGGTTGTTGAATTCTCCAGCCAAAACGCCCTTTCGTGCACCACGGTTCTCTGAGGTACAAAGTGTGCGCCAAACCCCGCCGGAGCCCTACCACTGTCTTCGGAAAAGGGGAAAGGTTAAAAGacaggctctgcctgctccccgcAGCGTAGGCTAACGAGCAAACAGGGATGGCTTCGGTTTCCTGCTGGAGTTCAGCTGCAGGGTGATATCTTGCAGGGTGCAGGTCCAGTCTGCCCACTCGACCGTGCGGCTCTCTGGGTCCTGGAAGGAGTGGCTCTTTAGGGGGATCCATCTGCCTTCAGGACTCCCCCCCTTCCATTTGCAGCCTTTGCTGCtactttccttctctttctgttcTCCGCCTGCGAGGCGGCCTTTACTTCTGACGCCATGTCATGAGTCCGATATGGGCTGATGACTGGGCTTCCAGCCCAGAGAGAGACCCCAGGTTCTTTCATGCAGTGCCAGGGCAAGCTGTTGCATGCTCAGAGAAGCTATGAGAGAGGCAGGGTGCGGGGAAGGAGTATCTTTTATCGTACCAGcgtctgtgggtgagagagacgcGCTTGTCTCTAATAGCCTGGGCCCGACACAGCTCTGCCACCACGTACGTCGCACACGGCGCCAGCCCGTGGCTGACCAGTGTAGCACCGCTGAGCACTCGGTTACTAGAGTCCCTGTCCCTGAGAGAGCCCAGCCCACGACAGACCAAGCCCAGAGCCTTGCATGGGACCCGGGAGTGAGCCTATGGGGCAGGGGAGCTTGCTGGGCCTCGGGGGCGCTCCAGCTGGGCTGCCAGGCATCGCTTTGGCTGCAGCCAGGTCAGGCGGCCACAGTGAAAGCTGGGAGAAGCTGGAGCCGCGTTGGGTGCATGGGAGCATCCGGTTTTCACCGCTGGGGCCAGCTGCGTGTCCCACCTGGGTGATCTGTGGCCAGAGGCGCTGGACTGGCGGTGGGATTGGAGCTGCAACCGCTCCTCCTCACTGCCCTTTCCCCTGGGCCCAGCGGGAGCCAGGTGCCCCCCATCCTGCAGGCAGGAGCCCCTGTGCTGGGCGCACAAGGATGGAGAGATGAGACACACTCCCCCCCGCAGCAGCTCATCTCACTTGTGACCTCGCAGAGAGGGGCTGGGTGCGGGGCGGGGAGAGCAGCTCGCGGCTCTGCCGTCTTCCCCCTCCTGCCGGGGCCGCGTCAGACCCCTGGCCATAGCTGCACTGACGCCTGCTCGTGTCTCTCCTCTCTCCTAGCACCTCACCTTTCCACTGCTCGCCACCACCCTGCTGGCTTCCTTCGGCTCCTCCCTGCTTTACGGCTACAACCTGGCAGTGGTGAACTCGCCGGCTGTGGTAAGAActgtgtccgtctgtctgtctttgCGGGGGAAAGTCGCTCCCTCCCCGGACTGGGAAATCCTAAGCCAGGCAGATACCTTGACCCAGCGGGTCTCCAGCAGGCAGATGAATTATACTGACCGCggtgcggccacctctggggtgttGAGCAGCAGGCCTAGGAGCAGGAAAAGAGAGGCAGCATCCAGGTGACGCTGCAGGGAGAAATGAGGGGATCAGGATGGGATCACCTGAGCCGGGAGGATGCCCTGCTCATACCCCGACTCTGACGAAACGCCCCATGGGAACTTTACTGACCATGACCGGGCAGGACCAACATTTACCCACCCCCACAGCGCCCCTTAGCACCATGGCTTAGTGCTGACGTGGAAGGAAGAGCCTCCCCTTACTAATTACCTTTGGGAAGTTCTTGCACTGATGCTAACAGGTCGGATCACAAAGCATCGTGGGGTCAGATCAGGGGCTTGGTAACCCAGCCCCCCCGGcacagggagaagcagagcgggttGAAGATTTCCCAGTAGAACGGTTTTGCCATTTTGTCGAAATCTAAACTTCCCAGGGAAACATGTCCTTTTTGACGACGTTTCACCGGGAAAACACTGTGAAGCCACGCATCGGCCCCAGTCGGACTGTTCGCTTTGACCTTGCCAGAATGGCCTGTTTCCGTTGGTCATCTGGAAACCGTTTTGGTTTGAAATCCGAGGTGGTTGTGGACAATATCAGATAACTTGGAAGGGAAGCTCGCGGCGTTGCTAAAACGGGAGGTTTCGACGGACCCGAAACGATGTATTTCCCGGAATTCCCTGGCGCAGGACATTTTGAAATTGGCTGTTTTCGTTCCTGGTTTGGAATGGAAGTGAAGTTTGAAATGTTGGGATTTCCGGCCCCCCAAATCCTGCATTTCAAGCCGCTCTGGTGCGAGGGGAAGCGGGACCAGCTCTCTGAGGTGCTGAGAGAGGAAGCCCTGAAATGATCAGAAGCTGGGAGTGTTACAGACACATTCAAAGACCCCGTAGGGCCGGCAATCCAAGCGCCGTGGGCACCCCGCTCTGCTAGCCCCCGTCTCTCTGCCTTGCAGCACATAAAGGCCTTCTACAATGCCACCTGGTCCCGGCGCTATGGGCAGAGCCTGAGCCAGGAGCTGCTCACCGTCATGTACTCGCTGACCGTCTCGGTCTTCGCCCTGGGGGGGCTGGTGGGCTCGTTTCCAGTCGGGATGCTCGTCGCTCGATACGGGAGGTAagatgggtgcaggaggggggcaggacagggggccCATAGGGGGTGCACCCGTAGCCTGGCTAGAGGAAATAGAGGGGAGGATGGTGGCTTGTCTGCCCCGGTGCCAGTCATGGGGTGCCCGCCTCTAGACCAGATGGAGCAGGGGGATGCCCAGCAAATGGAGTCAGCAGCATTAAGCTCTGCCAGGGGTAGCGGAGAGGAGAAGCCAGCCTGACACATGCCCCACTCTTATGGGTGCAGGGAGAGCTGCCAGGAATGCCCCCCCCAAGCTCCCCATGGGACTGGGATGGAGAAGAGCGGGGAACGGCTGTTGGATGGAGGAAGAGAGAGCACGGAGCATCCTGCGGGGGCGTCATGCCCTGCAGAAGGGGGGCCCATGCCAGGTGGAGGGCTAATgtcctgcctgcccccctgctAGGAAGGGCACCCTTGTGCGGAGCACGCTGCTCGTCTTCCTGGCCGGCTTTCTGATGGGCTTCAGCCGCTACCTGGAGTCGCCCGAGATGGTCATGGCTGGCCGCTTCGTCATGGGGCTGCATTCAGGTAACGCCCTGCGTGGGCTGCCCCACCGCCTCccaggggctctgcctggctctggcACCCAGCCAGGCCTGCCTCGGCGCtggccctgctccgccccttGCTAACCCAGCGCCGGGCGGGTTTGCATCTCCCTCTGCGGCAGGAACGGGACCCGCCAGTGCCAGCCCAGATGCACACGTGGCCGCGGCTCCGTCCGGCATGGGGTTGGGCTGCTGCatgggcgggaggaggggggcaggacGGACCCGCTGGGGCTGTGCCCTCCTGGGGGTCAAAGTGGCTCATGACCAAGAGGGGTGTCCCGAGATTGAACAGCCAGGCCCAGGGCATTCTGGGAGGAGAGGAGCTTGGCTGGAGCCTGCCCGGGGAGCTGCCCCTCCGTCCCAGTTGGGGTATTGGGTCTAGGGGGGATCCAGAGGGTGCCCTGCCTGGTGCCCAGTGTGACTCCAATTCCCTCCCCCGCCGCCTCCACATCTCACGTGGCTGCTCCTTGCCCTGCCCGTCTCCTTCTCCGCCCCAGGTATCTGTCTCAGCGTGGTGCCCATGTACCTGGGAGAAATTGCCCCCAAGACCCTGCGTGGCTTCCTGGGCCTGGTGCCCAGCATCTTCATCTGCCTGGGGGTCTTCTCCGCTCAAGTCCTGGGCCTGCCGGAGCTGTTGGGGGAGGTCAGTGCTGCTGAAATGCCCCTGAACCGCTGCTGCTTCctaccagcccccagcccccgtAAGCTCCGGCCCCGCGGGAGGGTGGCCAGGGATGGGGGCATCTCCTGGGGGTCTCCAGGGTCCTGTGTCTGCTGTGCAAAGCGCTACGCTTGGGGAGGAAAAATCACATGCACAGCTGTGCACGGGGCCTGCCTGGATCTGCAGCTGGGCTGCTCTGACAAGGATCTCAGGGTTCCAGGGGCTCTGCCAAAGAGGCTGAGATCAGGCCGGGGAGTATTAACTGGGTGGCCGCACGTCCCACCCGGGAGGTGATCATCTCGCTcggctggagtcctgtgtccagttccgggtgCCGCACTTTAGGAAAGCGGGGGAatccagcagagagcagcagaaaggATCAAAGGTTTGGAAAGGCTGatctctgaggaaaggttaaaacccTGGGCATGTGTAGTCTGGAGACAGGAGGTCTGAGGGGGATCTGGGTACAGACTGCGCATCTGTGAAGGGCTGGTATCAAGGcgacagggatcaattgttctccatgtccactgaaggcaggacaagaagcaatgggcttaatctgcagggagggagatttaaattagacattagaatcatagaatatcagggttggaagggacctcaggaggtcatctagtccaatcccctgctcaaagcaggaccaatccccaactaaatcatcccagccagggctttgtcaagctgggccttaaaaacctctaaggatggagattccaccacctccctaggtaacacattccagtgcttcaccaccctcctagtgaaaaagtttttcctaatattcaacctaaacctcccccactgcaacttgagaccattactccttgttctgtcatctgctaccactgagaacagtccagatccatcctctttggagccccctttcaggtagttgaaagcagccatcaaatcccccctcattcttctcttctgcagactaaataagcccagttccctcagcctctcctcgtaatcatttttgttgccctctgctggactctctccaatttgtccacatcccttctgtagtggggggcccaaaactggacacaacactccagatgtggcctccccagagctgaatagaggggaataatcacttccctcgatcggctggcaatgctcctactaatgcagcccaatatgccgttggccttcttggcaacaagggcacactgctgactcatatccagcttctcgtccactgtcatccccaggtccttttccgcagaactgctgcttagccagtcggtccccagcctgtagcggtatatgggattcttccttcctaggtgcaggactctgcacttgtccttgttggacctcatcagatttctttttgccccatcctccaatttgtctaggtccctctggaccctatcgctaccctccagcatatctacctctccccacagcttggtgtcatccatgaacttgctgagggtgcagtccaccccatcctccagatcattaatgaggaaaggttaaaacccTGGGCACATGTAGTCTGGAGACAGGAGGGAAACGTTTCTAACTCTACGGTGcttaagatctggaataggcgcccgagggaggttgtgaaatcccatCACTGGAGGCCTCTAGGAaggaggttggacaaacacccctcaggggtggtctaggttgaTTTGGTCCTGCCTGAGCGCATCTCCCTGCCTGGCTCGTTGCAGGATGGATACTGGCCGCTCTTCCTGTCCCTGGTGGTCATTCCcgccctcctgcagctcctgctgctgcactgGTTCCCCGAGAGCCCCCGCTACCTTCTGATTGAGAAGAACAACATCTGGGGGGCCACGGATGGTGAGTGGAGCCCTCCTGGCGGGGGGGTGGCTGATGTATCTCCTAgggccaggctgctcccagaaccGGGTGAGGGGGGATTAGGTCTTACTGTGTCCTACCCCGTCCCAAATCCCAAAGAGACACATGATCCTGGAACTGCAGGCCCAAGAGCCCCcggaccagattctgtgctggTGCAAATCAGCTGCGGCTCTGCTGACCATCCAGAGCactgcctccccctcccggcCCAGCCAGCTGCGGGAAggctcctgcctgctcacctCTCCAGGGCCCGGGTTCAAGCCGCAGTCCGTtgtgctgcagaggtggctgcatcctcccccagccctgacccagcAGAGGGGCGTCCTCTGTGCTGGGGCTGCTGACaggggaagccggggagggccaGGTGCGGAGGGGCATTTCCCTCTTTGTTGCACCATAAAGTGTCTGGGTGCCTCCAACCCTCCTGACTTCAGCCGCACACCCcgatggggcagggcagggcctgtacagatgggaactgaggcacaggggcgcacagctgggaattgagcccagatggcctgagtcccagcccagtgccttagctTCGCACCGCTCTCCCCAGCGCTGCGCTGGTTCCTGGGGAAGGACGACGTGCGGGACGTGCTGGAGGAGATGCAGGAGGAGCAGCACTCGCTGTCCTCCGTGGAGACCATCTCCGCCTGGCAGCTCCTGCGGGACGGCTCCGTGCGCTGGCAGACCCTCTCTGTGGTGGTGATC from Eretmochelys imbricata isolate rEreImb1 chromosome 7, rEreImb1.hap1, whole genome shotgun sequence encodes:
- the LOC144268232 gene encoding solute carrier family 2, facilitated glucose transporter member 5-like, with the protein product MSQSCGALSGNGKATWARIAPMEGRPALHAHRRITGHLTFPLLATTLLASFGSSLLYGYNLAVVNSPAVHIKAFYNATWSRRYGQSLSQELLTVMYSLTVSVFALGGLVGSFPVGMLVARYGRKGTLVRSTLLVFLAGFLMGFSRYLESPEMVMAGRFVMGLHSGICLSVVPMYLGEIAPKTLRGFLGLVPSIFICLGVFSAQVLGLPELLGEDGYWPLFLSLVVIPALLQLLLLHWFPESPRYLLIEKNNIWGATDALRWFLGKDDVRDVLEEMQEEQHSLSSVETISAWQLLRDGSVRWQTLSVVVIHMGMQLSGIDAIWFYTNTIFQHAGIPGPEIPYTTVGTGAIEVLAGLLGCFTIEKLGRRPLIIIGFSFMGFCCASITLALVLQATVPWMRYLSIACVIGIITGFCMGPAGVPFLMTAELFKQSHRPAAYIVGGSLNWLSNFTVGFVFPFLQMSAGAFCYLVFCGVCVLVALYVYIVIPETKNKTFMEINQIFATRHPFLAAPAGAVKMVPLGGYGALENSSLELSGSSQE